The DNA region AGGGGGGCCATTCCTGGTGACGGCACTTGCTGCCAGAGCTGGGGGTGGCCGCAGAGACCAGCGAGAAGCGACTGTTTACTAAAAACACAGGTCCGTGCGAAGCCGTAAGGCGATGTATACGGACTGACGCCTGCCCGGTGCTGGAACGTTAAGGGGACCGGTTAGCTTGGATTCGTCCAGGCGAAGCTGAGAACTTAAGCGCCAGTAAACGGCGGTGGTAACTATAACCATCCTAAGGTAGCGAAATTCCTTGTCGGGTAAGTTCCGACCTGCACGAATGGCGTAACGACTTCTCGACTGTCTCAACCATAGGCCCGGTGAAATTGCATTACGAGTAAAGATGCTCGTTTCGCGCAGCAGGACGGAAAGACCCCGGGACCTTTACTATAGCTTGATATTGGTGTTCGGTTCGGCTTGTGTAGGATAGGTGGGAGACTTTGAAGCAGCAACGCCAGTTGTTGTGGAGTCGTCGTTGAAATACCACTCTGGTCGTGCTGGATGTCTAACCTGGGTCCGTGATCCGGATCAGGGACAGTGTCTGGTGGGTAGTTTAACTGGGGCGGTTGCCTCCTAAAGAGTAACGGAGGCGCCCAAAGGTTCCCTCAGCCTGGTTGGCAATCAGGTGTTGAGTGTAAGTGCACAAGGGAGCTTGACTGTGAGACTGACGGGTCGAGCAGGGACGAAAGTCGGGACTAGTGATCCGGCGGTGGCTTGTGGAAGCGCCGTCGCTCAACGGATAAAAGGTACCCCGGGGATAACAGGCTGATCTTCCCCAAGAGTCCATATCGACGGGATGGTTTGGCACCTCGATGTCGGCTCGTCGCATCCTGGGGCTGGAGTAGGTCCCAAGGGTTGGGCTGTTCGCCCATTAAAGCGGTACGCGAGCTGGGTTTAGAACGTCGTGAGACAGTTCGGTCCCTATCCGCTGTGCGCGTAGGAGTGTTGAGAAGGGCTGTCCCTAGTACGAGAGGACCGGGACGGACGAACCTCTGGTGTGCCAGTTGTCCTGCCAAGGGCATGGCTGGTTGGCTACGTTCGGGAGGGATAACCGCTGAAAGCATCTAAGCGGGAAGCCTGCTTCGAGATGAGCACTCCCACCTCCTTGAGAGGGTAAGGCTCCCAGTAGACGACTGGGTTGATAGGCCGGATATGGAAGCCCTGTAAGGGGTGGAGTTGACCGGTACTAATAGGCCGAGGGCTTGTCCTCAGTTGCTCGCGTCCACTGTGTTGTTCTGAAACAACGACCCCCATGACATGGCCTGTCGTGGGTGCGGTTGACAGTTTCATAGTGTTTCGGTGGTCATAGCGTGAGGGAAACGCCCGGTTACATTCCGAACCCGGAAGCTAAGCCTCACAGCGCCGATGGTACTGCAGGGGGGACCCTGTGGGAGAGTAGGACGCCGCCGAACAATCATTCCAAAAAGACCCCCTCCCGTTCGGGAGGGGGTCTTTTTGCGTTAACGTCTCCCCACCACGTCCAAGCCCGGTGGAGAGGCGCGAACCGTTGCAGAACCTGACCCTTACCTGGCAGTCCGCCGGGGGCGCCGCGGTCGCACTCTACGGCGGCTCGTACGCGGCCGCCCGGGTCCGGCGAGGGGCGGTGGCGGCTGTCCTGCGGGAGGCCGGCACGCTGCTCGCCCTGTTCGCCCTCTGGCAGCTGGTCGGGAGCCTCTCCCTGATGAGCACCGAGCACGCGCTGGACCGGGCGAGCTGGATCCACCGGACGGAGGTGGCGCTCGGGCTGCCGGACGAGGTGGCCTGGCAGGAGGCGGTGACGCCGTACCCGGTGCTGGTGAGGCTGGCCAACTACTACTACGCGGCGATGCACTTCACGGTGATGATCGCGCTGCTGGTCTGGGTGTTCCTGCGGCACCGCCGGCGCTACGCGTGGGTGCGGACGACGGTGGTCATCACGACGGCGGTCTGCCTGGCCGTGCAGTTCATCCCGGTGGCACCGCCCCGGATGCTCCCGCAGGAGGGCTTCGTCGACGTGGCCGCGGAGTACGGGCAGTCGGTCTACGGGGGAACGGTCGGCGGGATGGTCAAGGCGGCCCAGCTGTCGGCGATGCCGTCGGTGCACGTGGCCTGGTGCGTGCTGGTGGCGGTGGCCGTCATCAAGGTGTCGACGAGTTCGCTGCGCTGGCTGGTGGTGCTGCACCCGGTCCTGACGGTGACGGTGGTGGTCGTCACGGCCAACCACTTCTGGGCGGACGGCCTGGTGGCGGTGGCGATCCTGCTGCTGGCGTACGCGGCCCAGGCGTACGCCGCCCGCCGGCGTGCCGGGCGGGCGGCTGAGGTCCGGTCGGCGGACGAGCCGGACCGGGTGGCCACCGGGGGCTGAGCGAGGCCCGCCCGGGCGGGCGGGGAGCCCCGGCGGGGCCGGACGTGCCGACGGACCGGGCCCCGTGGGGGGTGGGTCCGGTCCGCCGGTGGTCCTGCCGTTACTTGACGGGCAGGGCGTCCCGGCCCCACGCGCTGTTGGTCAGCGACGCGGTGGCCCAGTACCAGGCCGCCAGCCCGGAGGCCGCGGCGACCCAGCCGGCGGCCTTGGCGAGGCCCCCGGAGGTGTTGAAGGTGGCGAGTGCGGAGAGCAGCAGCGAGACCGTCAGCAGGCCGTAGACGACCCGGTTGAACAGGCCCGCGTTCCAGCTGGCCGCGGTGAGGGTGAGCGCGAGCAGGGCCCACAGGAGGAGGAACAGGCCGGCCGCGTTCTTGTGTGCTCCGGAGGCCGTGGACCAGGTGGCCCAGAAGGCTCCGAGGCTGGTGAAGGCGGTGCCGGTGAAGCCCTCGCCGCCGCGGAGCTGCCAGAGACCGGCGATGAACAGGGTGAGACCGCCGACGACGTGGGCGAGACGGGCTGAGTCCCCGACCCCTGTGCCACTGAAGATGCCGGTGGAGAGCAGGCCGTAGGCGAGGAGGGTCAGGCCGAGTGCGAGGTAACCGAGGTTACCCGCGTCGGCTCCGGTGGAGCGGGCGTTCAGTGCCCCGGTAGCTTCGTTGCTCACCGGAGGCTCCTTTCACTCTGGGCGCGCGCAGGGCGCAGTGAACTCGGGTGAGTTTCGATGAGGTGAATGCGCGCGACCGCGCCGAGGGCGCACGGCTGGAGCGTGCGACGGCTGCGATCAGAATGCTGGGCCAGCGGAGAACCGCTGGTCACGTCCCCGCCGGGGGATTCCCCGGTGAGATCGGTGTACCCAGGGTGAGCGGGCTTGTACCCTTGTGAATCGCACAATTTGTGACGTCGTCGGTCGGGGATCGTTCACGGCCGGACACCGCTCCGGCCCCGCTCCGGCAGCGGCGGGACACCGGTCGGCGCCACCGGGCTCCGGGACTCAGGCGGTCCGCTGGGTGGGGACCCGCAGGGTGAGGATCGCCATGTCGTCGGAGGGCGGCTCCGGGGCGAACCGCTCGACCGCCCGCTGGACCCGCAGCGCGACCGCGCCCGCGGTGAGCCCGGTGCAGCCGGTGAGGACCTCGGCGAGGCCGTCGTCGCCCAGCATCCGCAGGCCCTCGCGGCGTTCGGTGACACCGTCGGTGACGCAGAGCAGGACCTCACCGGGCGAGAGCACCAGGCGTTCGGCGGTGAGGTCGAGGTCCTCCATGACGCCGAGCAGCGGCTGCGGGGTCGCGGCGCGGTCCACCCGGCCGTCGGTGCGCAGGCGCAGCGGCAGCGGGTGGCCGGCGCAGACCAGGGAGAGCTCGGTGCTGCCGTCCGGAAGGGGCGTCAGCTCGCCGTAGAGCAGGGTGAGGAAGCGGCTGCGCGAACCCTCCTCCAGGATCGCCGTGTTGAGCCGGCTGAGGACCTGCGGGGCGTCCAGGCCCTCGCGGGCGAGCAGGCGCAGCGAGTGCCGGGCGAGGCCGGTGACGGAGGCGGCCTCGGGGCCGGTGCCGCAGACGTCGCCGATGGCGAAGCCGTAGGTGCCCTCGCGGATCGGGAAGAGGTCGTAGAAGTCGCCGCCGACCTCGTTGCCCTCGCCGGCCGCCTGGTAGTAGACGTCCACCTCGACGCCCGGGATCTCCGGCAGGTCCGGCGGCAGCAGACTGCGCTGCAGGGCCTGGCTGGTGGCGGTGCGCTCGGAGTAGAGGCGGGAGTTGTCGAGTGCGAGGGCGGCCCGGCGGGAGAGGTCCTCGGCGAGTTCGAGGACCTCCTGGCGGAAGCGGACGCCCGCCGAGGTGCCGAGGACGAACAGGCCGATCACGCGGTTGCGGGCGGTCAGCGGCAGGACGACGGTCTCGCCGAGGAGTCCGGACAGGTCGGGGCTGTCGGCGAGTCCGCTGCCGCGCGCGGTGTCGGCGGGCGCGGTCCAGAAGCGGGCGCCGTGGGTGGGGCCGGCGTCGGGTGCGGGGGTCTTGTCGAGCAGTGCGCGCAGCGGGTCGATGCGGTCCTCGTCCTCGTGCAGGACGAAGGCGAGCGAGGCCGGGGCGCCGTGGTCGCCGTTGGTGTAGACGGTGCACCAGGAGGCGAGGGTGGGGACGGCCATCTGTGCCATCAGGGCGAGGGTCTGCTCGTGTTCGAGGGTGCCGGCCAGCAGGTCGGAGGCCTCGACGAGGAAGGAGAGCGAGCCGCGGCGCAGCCGTTCGAGTTCGGTGAGCCGGGTGGACTCGACGGCGAGGGCGAGCCGGTCGGCGGCGAACTGCAGCCGGAGGGCGTCCTCGTTGTCGTACCGGCCGGGGGCGGCGGTGGCGATGCCGAGCGAGCCGATCAGCCGGCCCTCGACCTTGAGCGGGACGGTGAGCAGGGAGCGCATGCCGCTGCCGCCGAGGACGGGCAGGCCGGTGGGCCGGGTGGCGAGGTCCTCGTGGACGGAGGGGAGGCGGGGCGAGTCGTAGCGGTTGCCGGTGTCGACCGGGAAGCGGGTGTGCCGGCGGTGGCCGGAGGTGAGTCCGGTGGCGGCGCGGACCTCGAACTCGGTCTCGTCGTCGGTGGTGAGCAGCAGGTAGGCGGCGTCGGCGTCGAGCAGGTCGCGGGCGCGCTCGACGGTGTGCTGGAGCAGTGTGTCGAGGTCCTCGCCGGAGCCGAGGCCGGCCAGCAGGTCGAGCCGGGCGGAGGCCTCGGGCTTCTCGCCGGGCAGGGCGCGGGCGGGGGAGCGCAGGACGGCGCGGTCGTCGTCGAGGACGAGCAGGCAGAGGGTGGAGGGGGTGCCGTCGGTGTCGCGGAGGCGGACCTGGACGCCGTAGACGTCGACCGTGGAGCCGTCGGCACGGCGCAGCGCGTAGCCGCCCTCCCAGCGGGCCAGGCGGAGGGTGGCGGCGAGGCCGAGGCCGGGGGTCTGCGGCCAGACGGCGAGGTCGGCCCAGGGGTGGCCGAGGACGCTGTCGGCGGGGTGCTGGAAGAGCGCCTCGGCGTCGGGGTTCCAGGCGAGGACGCGGCCGTCGTCGTCGAGCTGGACCACGGCGACGTGCACCGGGCCGCTGCTCCTGGGCAGTTCGCTGCCGGGCGTGGCGGGGACGGCGTAGCGGGTGCCGGCGACGTGGGCGGGCAGGGCGAGGCGGAACCAGACGGTCTTGCGGCCGGCGCCGTACTCGACGCCCCAGCGTTCGGCGAGGGCCGCGCACATCAGCAGGCCGCGGCCGCCCTCGCCGTCGGGGTCGGCGTAGTGGTCGGAGGCGGTGGCGGGGACGTCGGCGAAGGTGGGCAGGCCGCGTTCGGGGTGGTGGTCGGTGACCTCGATCCGGACGGTGTCGGCCTCGCGGAGGCAGCAGACCTCGGCGGCGGTGCCGGCGTGGACGACGGCGTTGGTGACGAGTTCGCTGACCAGCACGACGGCGTCGTCGACGACCTCGGGCAGGCCCCAGCCCAGCAGGGCGTCCCGGACGAAGGAGCGGGCGGCGGAGGCCGACCGGCCCACCGGTTCGAAGGTGGCGGCTGCGCGCGCGGTGACCACGTTGCCACGTCTCCTCTGCTCTGTCCCTGACTGTCCGGGTGCGGCGCCGACTCCCCGGTGCGTGCCGGCGGGGTGGGCGGCGGCGCTTGGGGCGGGTCGGGGCCCGGTGCAGCGCTCCACCCTACTTTCCGCTTGGTTCCCCGTGGGGGCGGGGCGTCGAAACAGGCACCGGAGGGTGATTCTGCCCACCTGTTTCGGCCGGGGCGGTACCAACCGAGCGCAACCGGCCTTATACCCGGCGCGAGTGCTGCCAGACTGGGGGGTCCGCGATGTCCGGTCCGAGCAGTACGGTCGTTGCGGGTGCCGGTGCCCCGTGCGGGTCGCCGGGACGCAAGCCGGGACGGTGCCCGGTGCCGGGCCCGTCCGGGTCGCGGGTCGCGGGGTGCCGGACAGTACACGATCTGGGAGGGGCCCGTTGAGTTCGGCCACCAAGGACGCAACCGGTACGACGCCGCCCGCCCAGCGTGGCGGACGCTCCGGGGCCGCGCCGCGGAGCGCGGCCGGCCGGCGTGCCAACCACAGCCGCGGCGCGGAGCCGGCCGAGCTGCGCAAGCTGCTGTCGGCGCTGACGGCGATGCGCGACGGCAACTTCCGGCGCCGGCTGACGGTGCCGGGGGACGGGCCGCTGGCGGAGATCGCCGCGGTGTTCAACGAGGTCGCCGAGCGGAACCAGCACCTGACGGGTGAACTGGCGCGGGTGCGGCGCGCGGTGGGTCGCGAGGGCCGGCTGAACGAGCGGCTGGAGACCGGTGCTGGCGAGGGCGCCTGGATGGCGGCGGTCGACAACTGCAACGCGCTGATCGACGACCTGGCGCGGCCGATGGCCGAGGTGGGCCGGGTGCTGGCGTCGATCGCCGAGGGCGACCTGGACCAGAAGATGGAGCTGCGCTCGCTGCACAGCAACGGGGTGAGCCACCCGTTGCGCGGCGAGTACCTGAAGATCGGGCGGACCGTCAACGGGCTGGTGGACCAGCTGTCGGAGTTCACCGACGAGGTGACCCGGGTGGCCCGCGAGGTCGGCACCGAGGGCAAGCTGGGCGGCCAGGCCAAGGTGCGCAGCGTGTCCGGGAGCTGGAAGGACCTCGCGGACTCGGTCAACACGATGGCGGGCCGGCTGACCGCGCAGGTGCGGAACATCGCGCAGGTGACCACGGCGGTGGCCAAGGGCGACCTGTCCCGCAAGGTCACGGTCGAGGTGGCCGGCGAGATGCTGGAGCTGAAGAACACCGTCAACACGATGGTGGACCAGCTCAACGGCTTCGCGGCGCAGGTGACCCGGGTGGCCCGGGACGTGGGGACGGAGGGCAGGCTCGGCGGTCAGGCGCAGGTGCCGGGCGTCGCCGGGGTCTGGCGGGACCTCACCGACTCGGTGAACTTCATGGCCGACAACCTGACCGGCCAGGTCCGCAGCATCGCGCAGGTGACGACGGCGGTGGCGCGCGGCGACCTCTCGCAGAAGATCGAGGTGGACGCGCGCGGGGAGATGCTGGAGCTCAAGAACACCATCAACACGATGGTGGACCAGCTCTCGGGCTTCGCCGAGCAGGTGACCAGGGTGGCCCGCCAGGTGGGCACCGAGGGGCGGCTGGGCGGCCAGGCGCAGGTGCCCGGCGCGGCCGGGGTCTGGCGGGACCTGACCGACAACGTCAACTTCATGGCGAACAACCTCACCGATCAGGTGCGGAACATCGCGCAGGTGACGACGGCGGTCGCCCGCGGCGACCTCTCGCAGAAGATCCAGGTGGACGCCCGCGGCGAGATCCTGGAGCTGAAGAACACCATCAACACGATGGTGGACCAGCTGAGCGCCTTCGCCGACGAGGTGACCCGGGTGGCCCGGGACGTCGGCACCGAGGGCATCCTCGGCGGTCAGGCGAGCGTGCCGGGGGTGTCCGGCACCTGGAAGGACCTGACCAACAGCGTCAACCTGATGGCCAACAACCTGACCAGCCAGGTCCGCAACATCGCCGAGGTGACCACGGCGGTGGCGCGCGGGGACGTCTCGAAGAAGATCACCGTCGACGCGCGGGGGGAGATCCTGGAGCTGGTCACCACCGTGAACACCATGGTGGACCAGCTGTCGGCGTTCGCCGACGAGGTCACCCGGGTGGCGCGCGAGGTGGGGACCGAGGGGATCCTGGGCGGTCAGGCCCGGGTGCGCGGGGTGTCGGGCATCTGGAAGGACCTGACCGACAACGTCAACTTCATGGCGTCGAACCTGACGGGCCAGGTGCGGAAGATCGCCGAGGTGGCGACCGCGGTGGCCAGCGGCGACCTCTCGAAGAAGATCAGCATCGAGGCGCAGGGCGAGGTCGCGGCGCTGGCCGGGACGCTCAACATCATGGTGGACCAGCTGTCGGCGTTCGCGGTCGAGGTGACCAGGGTGGCCCGCGAGGTGGGCACCGACGGCACGCTGGGCGGCCAGGCGGGCGTGCCGGGCGTGGCCGGGATCTGGAAGGACCTGACCGACAACGTCAACCTGATGGCCAACAACCTGACCGGCCAGGTGCGGAACATCGCGCTGGTCATCACGGCGGTGGCCCGGGGTGACCTGTCGCAGAAGATCGACGTCGACGCGCGGGGCGAGTTCCTGGAGCTGAAGACCAGCATCAACACCATGGTCGACCAGCTCTCCGGCTTCGCCGACGAGGTCACCCGGGTCGCCCGCGAGGTGGGCACCGACGGGCGGTTGGGCGGCCAGGCACGGGTGCCCGGCGTGGACGGCACCTGGCAGGACCTGACCGAGTCGGTCAACGAGCTGGCCAACAACCTGACCCGGCAGGTGCGTGCGATCGCGCAGGTCGCGACCGCCGTGACCAGGGGCGACCTGTCGCTGCGGATCGACGTGGACGCCGCCGGTGAGCTCGACGAGCTCAAGGACAACATCAACCAGATGATCGCCAACCTGCGCGAGACCACCCGCACCAACCAGGAGCAGGACTGGCTGAAGACCAACCTGGCCCGGATCTCCGGCCTGCTGCAGGGCCGCCGGGACCTGGAGGCGGTCGCCTCGCTGATCATGACCGAGCTCACCCCGGTGGTCTCGGCGCAGCACGGCGCCTTCTTCCTCGCCCAGCCGGCCGGCCGCACCGCCGAGCTGATCACCGAGGACGACGACGAGAACGACACGGTGCTGCGCCTGATCGGCAGCTACGGCTACCAGCGGCGGGCCATGCCGACCACCTTCCGCCCCGGCGAGTCGCTGATCGGCCAGGCGGCGGTGGAGAAGCGGGCGATCATCCTCAAGGAGGCCCCGCCCGGGTACCTGAAGATCGCCTCGGGGCTGGGCGAGGCCTCGCCGGCCCACATCGTGGTGCTGCCGGTGCTGTTCGAGGGCCGGCTGCTCGGGGTGATCGAGCTGGCCACCTTCAGCTCGTTCACGACCGTCGCGCTGGACTTCCTCAACCAGATCGCCGACCTGATCGGCGTGACCGTCAACACCATCAGCGTCAACACCAAGACCGAGGGACTGCTGCTGGAGTCGCAGCGGCTGACCGCCGAACTCTCGATGCGGTCGGCCGAGTTGGAGGCCCGCCAGGAGGAGCTGGAGCGCACCAACGAGGAGTTGCAGGAGAAGGCCGAGCAACTCGCCCAGCAGAACCGTGACATCGAGATCAAGAACAGCGAGATCGAGGAGGCCCGGCAGGTGCTGGAGGAGCGCGCCGAACAGCTCGCGCTGGCCTCCCGGTACAAGAGCGAGTTCCTCGCCAACATGTCGCACGAGCTGCGCACGCCGCTCAACTCGCTGCTGATCCTGGCCAAGCTGCTCTCCGACAACAACGAGGGCAACCTCTCGCCGAAGCAGGTCGAGTTCGCCGACACGATCCACGGTGCGGGCTCGGACCTGCTCCAGCTGATCAACGACATCCTCGACCTCTCCAAGGTCGAGGCCGGGAAGATGGACGTCCGCCCGGCCCGGATCGCCCTGGTCCAGCTGGTCGACTACGTCGAGGCCACCTTCCAGCCGGTCGCGCTGGACAAGAACCTGGAGTTCGGGGTCCGGGTCTCGCCGGCGCTGCCGGTCACCCTGCACACCGACGAGCAGCGGCTCCAGCAGGTGCTGCGGAACCTGATCTCCAACGCGGTGAAGTTCACCGACGCGGGCGCCGTCGACTTCTCGATCACCCCGGCCGGCCCGGACGTCCCGCAGCACGTGCGGGAGCGGCTGCTGGAGGCGGGTGCGATCCAGGCGCCGGACGACCCGCTGATCGCCTTCGCGGTCTCCGACACCGGCATCGGCATCCCCGGCAACAAGCTGCGGGAGATCTTCGAGGCGTTCAAGCAGGCGGACGGCACCACCAGCCGCAAGTACGGCGGGACCGGCCTCGGGCTGTCGATCAGCCGGGAGATCGCCCGGCTGCTCGGCGGCGAGATCCACGCCGAGAGCGAGCTGGGCAAGGGTTCCACCTTCACGCTGTACCTGCCGCTGCGCAGCGAGGCCCCGGAGGCCGCTGCCGGGGCCGGCCAGGCGCCGCGGGCCGCGGTCGGGGTGACCCCGGCGGGGACGCCGGTGCCGGTCGGCGAGAACCCGGCCGACCACTGGGCCCAGGAGGTCCGCGAGCTGGCCGAGGTCCGCCGCCGGGGCGCCGTCGAGCGGCGCCGCGCCGCGGCCCTGGAGGCGCTGCCCGCCGAGGGCGGGGCCCCCGACGGCCGCTCCGCGGAGTCGGCGCCGGCCGCCCGCCGCTCGGGCCGGGCGGACACCCGGTTCGACGGCGAGCAGGTGCTGATCGTGGACGACGACGTCCGCAACGTGTTCGCGCTCACCAGCGTGCTGGAGCAGCACGGCCTGACGGTGCTGTACGCGGAGAACGGCCGCGAGGGCATCGAGATGCTGGAGCAGCACGAGAACGTCGCGCTGGTCCTGATGGACATCATGATGCCGGAGATGGACGGCTACGCGACCACCGAGGCGATCCGCCGGATGCCCCAGTTCGCCGGTCTGCCGATCATCGCACTGACCGCCAAGGCGATGAAGGGCGACAAGGAGAAGTCGCTGGAGGCCGGTGCCACCGACCACATCACCAAGCCGGTGGAGACCGACCACCTGCTCTCGGTGATGCACGAGTGGCTGGCCGCCCGGAAGCGGTAGGTACCGTGTCGGGGGCGTGAACTCCGGGGTTCGCTCCGGGGTTCACGCCGGTGCGGCGGGCGGTTTGCTGGCGGGGAGGGGCGGGAACCGGGTAGGGTCACCGATCGTTGCGAACAGTGACCGGATGGCGACTCGCTGGTGAGCGTGCGCCGGTGCACTGTGTGCGTGCCGCTCCGGACCCAGAGGTGACGGAGCGATGTGCCGGGCGAGGGGGTGCGGCTAGCATGACCGGGGTAGTGGTGGGCAGTACGCGGGTGCCTTCCCCAGGTAGGCAGGCGACAGGAGGGCGCGTCGTGATGCAGAAGGCGAAGATCCTCCTGGTCGACGACCGACCGGAGAACCTGCTGGCGCTGGAGGCGATCCTCTCGGCGCTGGACCAGACCCTGGTCCGGGCGGCCTCGGGTGAGGAGGCGCTCAAGGCGCTGCTCACCGACGATTTCGCGGTGATCCTGCTGGACGTGCAGATGCCCGGGATGGACGGCTTCGAGACGGCCGCCCACATCAAGCGGCGCGAGCGCACCCGGGACATCCCGATCATCTTCCTGACCGCGATCAACCACGGGCCGCACCACACCTTCCGCGGCTACGCGGCCGGTGCGGTCGACTACATCTCCAAGCCGTTCGACCCGTGGGTGCTGCGCGCCAAGGTCTCGGTCTTCGTGGACCTGTACATGAAGAACTGCCAGCTGAAGGAGCAGGCCGCGCTGCTCCGGCTGCAGCTGGAGGAGAGCGGGGCGGAGCCGGCCATCGGCGGTGCGCTGCTGGGCGAGCTGTCGGCGCGGCTGGCGTCTGTCGAGGAGCAGGCCGAGGCGCTGACCAAGCAGCTGGACGGCACCGAGGACAGCGGGGTCGCGGCCACCGCGGCGCACCTGGAGCGCAAGCTCGCGGGACTGCGGCGCGCGCTGGACGCACTGCGCCCCGGCGCCGGCTAGGGCCCGCCCCGGGACGCCTGGGAGGGGGCGGAAAGCGGGGCGGAGAGCGCCGGTCCGTTCCTTCGTCCGGGTGAACCGCGACCGGTGTGACGGTGTGTCTGCGACACGTCCCGGCACCCCGGTCCGACGACGTGGGCACAGGTCCCGCACCCCGGTAGGCTGCTGACCCATGGCCACACGCACGCCCGGAAGCGCGGCACGCAACCCGAGTCCGGGACCGTCCAAGAAGGCCGCGGCGAAGGCTCCGGCCAAGCCGCCAGCGAAGAAGGCGGCGGCCAAGAAGGCCGCCCCCGCGAAGAAGACGGCGGCCAAGCCCGCCGCCCCGGCGCCCCCCGCACCCCGGCCGATACTCTTCCGCGCCGTGCGCGCCGTCTGGCTCGGCACGGCGCACGGCATCGGCGCGGTCTTCCGCGGGTTCGGCGACGGCGCCAAGAACCTGGACCCGGCGCACCGCAAGGACGGCGTCGGCCTGCTGCTGCTCGCACTCGCCCTGGTCACCGCGGCCGGCACCTGGTTCAGCCCGCAGGGCTGGCTGGGCGAGGCGGCCACCAACGTGGTCTCCGGTCTGTTCGGCCGGCTCGATGCGCTGGTGCCGTTCCTGCTGGCCGCGGTCGGGGTCCGGCTGATGCGCCACCCGGAGCTGCCGGAGGCCAACGGGCGGATCATGATCGGCATGAGCACGCTGCTGGTCGGGGTGCTCGGCCTGGTCCACATCGGCTGCGGCGCGCCCATGATGGGCAGCGGGGCGACCCGGATAAGGACGGCCGGCGGGATCATCGGCTGGGCCGCCTCCACCCCGATGATGGCCGCCGCCGGGCCCGCGCTCGCGGTGCCGCTGCTCCTGCTGATCGCCTTCTTCGGCCTGCTGGTCACCACCGCCACCCCGGTCAACCGGATCGGCGAGCGGGTGCGCGCCGTCGGGGTCCGGCTGGGCGTGGTCGAACCGGGGCCGCAGGAGGCGGAAACCGGGGGGCGCACGCCGGAGCGCGAGCTCTCCAACGAGCCGCCCGAGGACGCCGACCCGTCGGCGCTGCCCTTCACGGTGGACACCGACGGTGACGGCCTCGACGAGGTGGCCGCCCGCCGGCGCCGCCGCAGGCGCAAGCCGACCGGGGAGCCGGCCGCCGAACCGGACCCCTTCGCCGAGGAGGCCGCCGACCCGTACGCCACCCGGGACCTCGCCGCCGGCGCCGCCGCCGACCTGGACGGCGCGCTGGTCTACGGCGTGCCCGCCTCCTCGGCGGTGGCGGACATGATGCACCAGGTGCAGGACCGCACCGCCCCGCCCGAGGAGGCGGCCGTCCCGGCCGCCCGCACCGGCGGCCACGCCGCCCCCGACGAGCACGGCCCGGCGCCCGTCCGGATGGAGCAGCTCCAGCTCTCGGCCGGCCTCACCTACGCGCTCCCCCCGCTCGACCTGCTGGACCGCGGCGGCCCGGCCAAGGCCCGCAGCGCCCTCAACGACGAGGTGGTCGCCCAGCTCACCGGCGTCTTCGCCGAGTTCAAGGTGGACGCCCGGGTGACCGGCTTCACCCGCGGCCCGACGGTCACCCGCTACGAGGTCGAGCTCGGCCCGGCCGTCAAGGTCGAGCGGATCACCGCCCTCGGCAAGAACATCGCGTACGCGGTGGCCAGCCCGGACGTGCGGATCATCAGCCCGATCCCGGGCAAGTCGGCGGTCGGCATCGAGATCCCGAACCGGGACCGCGAGATGGTCAACCTCGGCGACCTGCTGCGCTCGCGCACGGCCGCCGAGGACACCCACCCGATGGTCGTCGGCATGGGCAAGGACGTCGAGGGCCACACCGTGATGGCCAACCTCGCCAAGATGCCGCACATCCTGGTGGCCGGCGCGACCGGCGCGGGGAAGTCCTCCTGCATCAACTGCCTGATCA from Kitasatospora sp. NBC_00458 includes:
- a CDS encoding DNA translocase FtsK; protein product: MATRTPGSAARNPSPGPSKKAAAKAPAKPPAKKAAAKKAAPAKKTAAKPAAPAPPAPRPILFRAVRAVWLGTAHGIGAVFRGFGDGAKNLDPAHRKDGVGLLLLALALVTAAGTWFSPQGWLGEAATNVVSGLFGRLDALVPFLLAAVGVRLMRHPELPEANGRIMIGMSTLLVGVLGLVHIGCGAPMMGSGATRIRTAGGIIGWAASTPMMAAAGPALAVPLLLLIAFFGLLVTTATPVNRIGERVRAVGVRLGVVEPGPQEAETGGRTPERELSNEPPEDADPSALPFTVDTDGDGLDEVAARRRRRRRKPTGEPAAEPDPFAEEAADPYATRDLAAGAAADLDGALVYGVPASSAVADMMHQVQDRTAPPEEAAVPAARTGGHAAPDEHGPAPVRMEQLQLSAGLTYALPPLDLLDRGGPAKARSALNDEVVAQLTGVFAEFKVDARVTGFTRGPTVTRYEVELGPAVKVERITALGKNIAYAVASPDVRIISPIPGKSAVGIEIPNRDREMVNLGDLLRSRTAAEDTHPMVVGMGKDVEGHTVMANLAKMPHILVAGATGAGKSSCINCLITSVLARATPDEVRMVLVDPKRVELTAYEGIPHLITPIITNPKKAAEALQWVVREMDMRYDDLAAYGFRHVDDFNAAVRAGTVTPPLGSERELTPYPYLLVIVDELADLMMVAPRDVEDSVVRITQLARAAGIHLVLATQRPSVDVVTGLIKANVPSRLAFATSAMADSRVILDQPGAEKLIGKGDALFLPMGASKPVRMQGAFVTEAEIAAVVKHCKEQLSAVYRDDVTVGGGPKKEIDEEIGDDLELLIQAAELVVSTQFGSTSMLQRKLRVGFAKAGRLMDLMESRGIVGPSEGSKARDVLVKPDELDGVIVTIRG